The genome window TCACGGCGTGCCTCCGGCGACGACGGCCCACGGCTGCACGTCCCAGCGCCGGACGAGACCCTCGCGGACGTAGGGATCGGCCTCGGCGAAGGCTTGGGCCGCGCCGCGGTCCGCGCTCCTGAAGACGAGCAGCGCGCGGGTCGGCGGATCCCCGAGCGCCCCCGCCAGGATCAACTCGCCCCGTGCGCTGGCGTCGCGAACGCGCGCGAGGTGCGCCGCGCGGTGCGGCGCCCGGCGCGCCACAAAGTTGTCCACGACCTCGTACAGCAGCACGTAGTGCTGAACGACGCCGACTTGTTCCATCGCGCTCACCCGCCCGCGGCCGGCGCGGCCAGTTGGATCTCGAGGCGCCGGTTCGCCTTGCCCTTATTTTCAGTCTTGACGATGCGGAGCGCGCCGATCTCGCCGGTGTGCCGCACGTGCGTCCCGCCGTCGGCCTGCGCGTCGTACCCCTCGATCTCGATCACGCGAATCCGCTCGACGTCCTTCGGGACAAGATCCCGCGCGAGCCGGACGAGATCGGAGCGCGCGAACTCCTCGTGCGTCACAAACCGCACGGCGATCGGCCGGTCCTCGGCGAGCACGCGGTTGGTCTCCCGTTCGATCTCTCCAACGCGGTCCTTGTTGAGGTCCTCGAGTGAGAAATCC of bacterium contains these proteins:
- a CDS encoding YciI-like protein, translating into MEQVGVVQHYVLLYEVVDNFVARRAPHRAAHLARVRDASARGELILAGALGDPPTRALLVFRSADRGAAQAFAEADPYVREGLVRRWDVQPWAVVAGGTP